One segment of Channa argus isolate prfri chromosome 17, Channa argus male v1.0, whole genome shotgun sequence DNA contains the following:
- the ora6 gene encoding C-C chemokine receptor type 4, protein MDGSSVSLLGFRIFVSCVGLVGNVFLIFAIIQTKLSRVKSFELFLLGLATANLEEIVIVNIYDIMILERFSLGTWLCLSIKFLFVFGEIASIFFTVLISIFRYEKLRDASKRANLPVYLDSIRSAWMVSGGCVMLSTLLSLPVFLTDLQSPAENITRNSSNCPSNFFQGSEKFCPQTNCYYKYLFILMCNLLPLVIVTVTSCLTITVLVSQGKTVTPELGVSGSNHCDKKSKSPWLQRSTIDVLAAMGLFHVAWTLSLIFQLISNSLDFPFRTEIEFFISTSYTSISPYVYGIGGHLFSVKIFIKR, encoded by the coding sequence ATGGATGGTTCTTCTGTCAGTCTACTGGGTTTTAGAATCTTTGTCTCATGCGTAGGACTTGTGGGTAATGTATTTCTCATCTTTGCCATCATTCAGACCAAGTTGTCACGAGTGAAGTCTTTTGAGCTGTTCCTCCTGGGACTGGCTACTGCAAACTTGGAGGAAATTGTCATCGTAAACATTTATGATATTATGATCCTTGAGAGGTTCTCCTTGGGCACCTGGTTGTGTCTCTCAATCAagttcctgtttgtgtttggtgAAATAGCCAGTATCTTTTTCACTGTCCTCATCAGCATCTTCCGTTACGAAAAGCTGAGAGATGCCAGCAAGAGGGCCAACCTTCCAGTCTACCTGGACAGCATCAGGTCAGCCTGGATGGTGAGTGGGGGTTGTGTGATGCTCTCCACTCTACTGAGCCTCCCTGTTTTCCTCACAGATCTCCAAAGCCCAGCAGAAAACATCACACGAAACAGCAGCAACTGCCCTTCAAACTTCTTTCAGGGTAGTGAAAAGTTTTGTCCCCAAACCAACTGCTACTACAAATACCTGTTCATCCTGATGTGCAACCTACTGCCTCTGGTCATTGTCACAGTCACGAGCTGCCTCACCATCACAGTTCTTGTGAGCCAGGGGAAGACAGTGACACCAGAGTTGGGTGTCAGCGGATCGAACCATTGTgacaagaaaagtaaaagtccGTGGCTTCAGCGAAGCACAATAGACGTACTGGCAGCTATGGGTTTGTTCCACGTTGCCTGGACTCTCAGCCTGATCTTCCAGCTGATTTCCAACTCACTTGACTTTCCTTTTAGGACTGAAATTGAGTTTTTTATCTCAACTTCCTATACATCCATCAGTCCATATGTGTATGGGATAGGGGGTCACTTGTTCTCTGTaaagatttttataaaaaggTAA